The genomic region CGGAATGTGACGGGGCAACACCGGGGGGGTGGCGGGGCAATACCGGGGGGGGTGACGGGGCAGAGCGGGGGGGGGGGTGACACCGAGGGGTGACACCGGGGGGTGCCAGGCGGCACCGTGGGTGACACCGGGACACGACCGGAGGGGGTGAGAACCAAGAACCGGGGCAGCACGCGGCAGCACCGGGCGGGGATCGGCGCTAGGACCCGGCGTGGCGGGGCCCGCCCGGATTCCAGGCTGGCTCCCGGTGTGACGTCACGCCCGGTCCCGGCCCCTCGCGCTCGGGAAAATGCTGCTCTCGGTGCCGCCGCGCTCGGGGCTCCCCGCCTTCGCCTACAACAAGGGCGGCAAGAAGGTACCGgccccggcgggcggcggccggggggaCCGGGGGGGACAGGACCGGCGGGGGCGGCTCCGGGGCTGTCCCGGCGGGACACAGGCCCGGGGGGGGGGAGGGGCTTCTCGGAAATGGGGGGGACACTCCCGAGAGCCACCCCCGCCTCGGGGACACCCCTGCGAGCGGCAGCGCCCCGAGCTCCGGTTCGTCGCCGCTCCTCCCGGGGTGTCCCGGGTGGCCGCCCTCTCTGCCCCCCCCACCCCGttcgtgcctcagtttccccgcATCGGTCAGTGgtgctgggggagggggggtCAGGAAGGAGGGAGGTCACCTCcgtccccatgtccccccagGGGGACACCCCGAGCTGCAGCAGGGGCGGGATTTGGGGGGATAATGGGGAGCTGGGGACACGAGGTGGCACTTGGGGTGGGGGACAGGCGACAGGGACACCCCTGTGAGGGGCATGGGGATGACAGGGGGATGACAGGGCCCCTGGGCGGGGGGTGACGGGGTAGAGGCGTCCCAGGGGTGGGGGCAAAGATGGGGACCCCCTGAGAGGGTTGATGATAACCCTGGGCTATAGGAGGATGGGGACccccagaggaggaggatggggacCCCcgggggagagggagagggtcccaggggaggggagggtggGGACCCCCGGGGGAGGAGGGTGGGGACCCCCAGGGGAGATGATGGGGGGTCTGGGGGGAGATAATGGGGTCTAGGGCTGAGATGATGGGGTCGGGGGGAAATGATGGCATCCAGGGGTCCCAGGAGAGGTGACGGCGTtcccggggctctgggggggCCCGAGGGTGCCCACGGGTGATCCACATTTGCCTGGAGatttccagctgcctccagaGTCCCTGGGAGTGGTGGGGGGGTTCCCCGCAGCCCCccaggatgggatgggcagAACCCCACTGGGgggggctctggcagccctgccccacatccTCACTGTCTGTTTTAGATGGGGAGGATTTTGGGGGGCTGCGGTGGGTACTGAcccctctgccacctcctccttgTCCCCAACAGCAGCCCTATGTGCCCCCCGCACAGCCCCTgggcccccccagccccagccctgccgggGGGACCCCGGACCAGCTCAGCAAAACCAACCTCTACATCAGGGGGCTGCACCCCGGCACCACAGACCAGGACCTGGTCAAGCTCTGCCAGCCGTGAgtggggctgggctcctgctgtccccagaacCCCTCAGCGAGGGTTGGGGGTCTCATTAAGTTCTgactccccctttttttttttttttttgcccccgCAGCTATGGGAAGATCGTCTCCACCAAAGCCATCCTGGACAAGACAACCAACAAGTGCAAAGGTTGGGGGGCAGCGGGGTTGAAATGGGGAGTCCAGGGAGGGGGGGGCTCTGGAGGGTCTCCCTGACACCTTACCCCTCCCCAGGTTATGGATTCGTGGACTTTGACAGCCCCACAGCCGCTCAAAAGGCCGTCACAGCGCTGAAGGCCAGCGGGGTGCAGGCGCAGATGGCCAAGGTATGGACCCCCCGAAACccccccccgggaccccccaaAGAGCCCAGGCAGCCCTTTGACCCCCTCCCCACAGCAACAGGAGCAGGACCCCACCAACCTGTACATCTCGAACCTGCCGCTGGGCGTGGAcgagcaggagctggaggcgCTGCTGAAGCCCTTTGGGCAGGTGGTCTCCACCCGCATCCTGCGGGACCCCCACGGAGCCAGCCGGGGGGTGGGCTTCGCACGGTACGggggggctgcacagagctggggggctgcaggggaggggGGTTGGGGGGCtcaggaggatggggagggctggggggacagggatttggggggctgCACAGAACTGGGGGTCCTGCAGGGAATGGGAGTGtatggggctgggggtgctcaggagaatgaggagggctggggggacagAGATTTGGGGGGGCTGCAGGAGTTGGGGGGGTACATGGGGTGGGGGGctcaggaggatgaggagggctggggggacagggatttgggggggctgcaggagctgggggggTACGTGGGGTGGGGGGctcaggaggatgaggagggctggggggacagggatttggggggctgCACAGAACTGGGGGTCCTGCAGGGAATGGGAGTGtatggggctgggggtgctcaggagaatgaggagggctggggggacagggatttgggggggctgcaggatttgggggggtACATGGGGCTGTGAGGGctcaggaggatgaggagggctggggggacagAGATTtgggggggctgcaggagctgggggggTACATGGGGTGGGGGGctcaggaggatgaggagggttGGGGGGACAGCGACTTGggggggctgcacagagctgggggtcctgcagggaatgggggTGTATGAGGCTGGGGGGGGCTCAGGAGAATGAGGAGGGTTGGGGGGACAGGGACTTGGGAGGGCTGAACAGAATGGGGGTCCTGCAGGGGATGGGGGTGTATGAGGCTGGGGGGGGCTCAGGAGAatgaggagggctgggggggacagggatttgggggggctgcaggagctgggggggTACATGGGGTGGGGGGctcaggaggatgaggagggttGGGGGGACAGCGACTTGggggggctgcacagagctgggggtcctgcagggaatgggggTGTATGAGGCTGGGGGGGGCTCAGGAGAatgaggagggctggggggacagggatttgggggggctgcaggagctgggggggTACATGGGGCTGTGAGGGCtcaggaggatgaggagagctggggggacagggatttgggggggctgcaggagctgggggaggggtggcaggggctgggggtaAATGGGGCTGGGGGGGGTTATGAGGATAGGGAAGGTTGGGGGGCTGAGGGTAcaaggggctgggggtgctcaggAGGATTGGTAGagctggggggacagggacTTTGGgggggctgcagagagctggggggctgcaggggatggggatatatggggctggggggctcaggAGGATGGGGGGACTGGGGGGACACGTGGAGCTGGGGGGGGCCCTGGGAGGATGGGagatgcacagagcaggggatgGGGGGGCACATGGGGCTGGGGGACCCAGGAGAATGTGGGGGGTCACAGAACTTGGGGGGCTAcacggggctgggggggctTGGGAGGATGAGGAGTGCTGGAGGGCTGTGGATTTGGGGGGGCACATGGGGGTACCTAACAGGATGAAGGGTATTGGGGGGCTgcgtggggctgggggaggggcacacagagctgggggggCCCCGCCTGTGCcccccggcccagccccgctccccccaGGATGGAATCCACGGAGAAGTGCGAGGCCGTCATCACCCACTTCAACGGGAAGTTCATCAAGACCCCCCCGGGGGTCCCAGGTGGGTTAGGGGGGCTCCCAGAGGGGATTCtgggggggctgggggctgctggcagcactgacacccccccctcagcccccccaGACCCCCTGCTCTGCAAGTTCGCCGATGGGGGGCAGAAGAAGAGGCAGAGCCAAGGAAAGTTCGTGTCCAACGGCAGAGCCTGGGCCCGGGACAGTGACACGGTGAGGGGACACGGGtttggggggacacaggggtttgggggcacacagggatttggggggggacacagggatttgggggagaCAGGGGTCGgacacagggatttgggggggacagggatttggggggaacacagggatttggggggaacACAGGGATTTAGGGGGGACACAGATTTAGGGGcacacagggatttggggggcaCACAGTGATTTGGGGGAgaacagggatttgggggggacacagggatttggggtggatAGGGATTTTGGGGcacacagggatttggggggggaCAGGGATTTCAGGGGcacacagggatttggggggcacacagggatttggggaagaCACGGAtttggggggacacagggatttggggacacagggattttggggacaCAGGAATTCGGGgacacagggatttggggggacACAGTGATTTGGGGGcacacagggatttgggggcaCTCAGGGATTTAGGGGGCACACATGGATtttggggacacacagggatttggggggataGGGATTTAGGGGCACACAGGGATTTAGGGGGCACACATGGATTtcggggacacacagggattttgggggggctgcagagcagcactgacctTTCCCCTCCCCCAACCAGGGCACCGTGACCTTGGCCTACGACCCCGCGACGGCGCTGCAGAACGGGTGGGTGCCCCGGGGACCCCCCGGTGGGGTGGGGGCTGCCGGCCGTGGcccccccagccctgaccccCCGCCCCACAGGTTCTACCCGGCGCCCTACGGGCTGACCCCCGGCCGCATGCTGCCCCCCGCCGCCCTGGCCCCGTACCTGCCCTCCCCAGTGTCCTCCTACCAGGTATGGCAGCGGGTTTGGGGGGGTCCTGGGAGGGGTCCCCACCTGGGGAAGGGGTGGGGTGTTCTGGGGAGCACCCACCTGTTCCCACCTGGTGTCCCTCACAGGTCCACGGCCCCACCTGGATGCACCAGTCCTACCTCGTGCAGCCCACGGTGAGCCACGCCCGGTGCCACGCCCTGAGGGGTGGTGGGAACCCGCCTGGGATCTGCCCCACCcacacctgccctgcccggATAGGGGAGGGTGTGCTGGAGCCCCACCCACCTTTGCCCCACCCACCTTTGCCCCACCCACCTTTGCCCCACCCACCTTTGCCCCGCCCTCTGCAACCAAGCCCCTCCCACTTGGCCAGAAAGCCACACCCACCTCTGTCAGGCTCCGCCCATTTTGGTGTCACTCTGGGGGTCCCTGTCTCGTGTgtcctccctgtgtcccccatgtcccgtgccctgtgtgtccccacagcccctgtccctaTGTGCTCTCCTCCattgtgtcccctctgtgtccccatggcctctgtccccatgtccctcctCCCCGTGTTCGTGTGTCCCTACAGCTCTGGTGACAGTGTCCCCACCCTCGTGTCCTCTGTGTGTCCCATTGTCCCACTCTGTGTCCCACATGTGTCACCACGGCCcccctgcctgtgtccccagcgTGTCCCCATAGCTGCTGTCTTTGtatgtccctgtgtgtgtccccattTCCCCCTGTGACCCCATTTTCTCTGTATTGTTCCCCTGCCACTGCCCTATCCCcttgtgtcccctgtgtgtccctaCAGCCCGTGCCCCATGTCCCCCCTCCCTGTGTCACTTGTGTCCCCAAGCCCTGAATCCCTGGTGTGTCCCCACAACTCCAATCCCCTcatgtcccctgtgtgtccccacctgtccctgtgtctctctcatgtcccccagtgtccccatggccctggtccctgtgcccccaccatgtccccccagtgtccccatggccCTGCTGTCTCCCCATGGCCCCTCCTGATCCTACCCGTGTCCCCTCATATCCCCGTGGCCCCTTCTGACCTCCCCCGTGCCACCATGGCCCcggtccctgtgtccctccagTGTCCCCATGGCCCTTCCATGTCCGTGTGTCCTTCTGTGTCCCCATGGCCCCGGTCCACGTGTCCCCACCATGTCCCCATGGCctcagtccctgtccctgccatgtCCCCACCATGTCCCCATGGCctcagtccctgtccctgccatgtccctgccgtgtccccccatgtcccccccGTGCCCCCATGGCCTCAGTCCCTGTCCCTACCGTGTCCCAGCCAtgtcccccccgtgtccccatggcctcagtccctgtccctgccatgtCCCCACCGTGttcccccgtgtccccccatgtccccgCCGTGTCTCCATGGCctcagtccctgtccctgccatgtccctgccatgtccctgccgtgtccccccgtgtccccgcgcTGACGGTGCCGTGCAGGGCGCGGTGCTGGCCCCCGCCGTGGACCACGCTGTCCCCCTCCAGCCTTCTGTGGTGGCCCCCTTGGCCCAGCAGCTCGGCCACCTCTCTCTGAGCAGCGCTGGCACGGTAAGAACCCCCCGAGACCCCTCCTCAAACCTCCCTGACCCTTTCCCTGCCCCAAGTGACCTCCCCTTGCCGCTGTCCCCAGTACGTCCCCGCTGCCACCGCCGTCCCCGGAGCCTTCATCCCGCCGTACCCACCGGTGCCACCCGCCCTCCCGCTGGAGGTGAGTGTGGGGGGATCCTGGAGGGGCTTTGGGGGGGGGTCAGGATTTGGGGGtgcagggtttgggggtgcATTAACCCCCTCCCCGCAGGACGGCGGAGCCGCCCCGAGCCACGGCCCCATCGAGTCGCCGTCGGAGCCCGGCGCCTTCCCCTACCCCTACCCCAAGTAGCGGCGGGGGGGCGCGGCCCGAGGGACCCCTCCCCTCACAAACCCCCCGGAGGGGCTGCGCTGGGACCCCCGACCGGCCCCAGGGACCCCCCACCCGGTGCCCGCCCCAGCCGGGGGTCGCTGAGCCCGGGGTGGGCTCAGGGGTGGTCCCTGTGTTGGTGGGGAGGGgtccctctgctctgtcctcGTCCCCTCACCCTCCTCCCGCTCGGAGGGTTTTTCTTCCTCCCGCGTTTTCTAAAAAAacgaacaaaaaaaaaaggataaaaaaaaaaaatacagacacatacagaaaaaaaaaaaaaaaaaaggaaaaaagaaaaaaaaaaaggccaaaaaaaaaatggcgAAAAAAGgcaccacaaacaaaaaaaaaaaaaggtgatactaaaaaaaagaaaaaaaaggaaaaaaaggcgaaaaaaagaaaaaggagaaaaaaaaaaaaaaaaggataaaaaaaaaggataaaaaaaaaaggaggaaaaaaaaagaaaaaaaaaaaaaaaaaaaaaaaaaggcaaaagccgctgccgccgccccgGGGGGGGCCGGGGGTCCCGGTTCCCCCCCCCTCGTGCTTCCAgggcccgcggccccgcccggtGCCCCCCGTGCCTTCTGCTGCCCGGTGCCCCCGGCCCGGGGTGCGGGGTGCTGGGGGGGGGGCCATAGAGAACCCCACCCCCCCTTCCCCCCAATCTCCGGGCTCCAGCCCCCCGCAGGGCCGGGGGtgctcccctcccccccccaaagCCCTTCCTGCCCCGGGGGGGTCGCTCAAGTGCAATaacgcccccccccccccccccaaaaaaaaaaacacctccccagcttCGATGGGCGCCCCGAGGGTCAATCAGGCACTTTAGAGCCCCCGCgcccctcccccccaccccccggGGGACCCCTCCCCCCCCTCGCtgtccccctcccccccccccacccaGCGACAATCAGGGGGTCCCGTGGGGGCGGCTCTTGCAACCAAAGATTTGGGGGGGGGGTcgctggggaggggggggatGGGAAGCTGAACagcccctcccctccccccccatAAGGCTTGGCACCCCCTCCCCGGGGGGTCTGTCCGTCCGTGTCCCCCCCCCCCAAGTATCCCCCTCCCCAAATTGCTTCCGACCCccccccccagctctgcccaggggcCTCCCGGTTCTTCCAGCCCCTCCCCCCACCTCAATGTAGGGGGGGGGTCTCCAAAGGGGTCCCCAGgaccccccctcccctcccccaccACCACACATCTACCTCACCCCACAGCTGGGTGGGCGCCCAGCCCCCTCTCCGGGGGGGGGGTCGGGAGGGGGAGGGGCTTCAGCTCTTTGtgccccccctcccctcccctccccccccccccagggGTGACGCCCCCCCCCCCGGTTTCCAGCCATCACCCACctcccctcccccacccccccccgTTGCTGCTACTGCCGGGCCCCTCCCCCACCCCCGGCACGACCCCTTTGGTCGGGGGGTTGTGACCCCCCCAAGGAAGGAACCAAAGAGGGAGAAACCCCCCCCCTGGACCCCCCcttgggggtgggggaggggcGCTGGGACACCCCCCCCCCTGTGCTGAGCCCCTCCCCCGCTGCTGGTTTGGAGGGGGGGtgagattttttggggggggtccCATCGGTcttggggtgggggtggggtggggggggagcTCAAGGAGAAGTTGAGACACCCCTCCCCCCATTAgcccctcccccacccccccccccaggCCCCCCCCTTTAATTTATACGTAGCGCATTTTGTACAGGTTTTtaagttgcttttttttaaggaaaatctCGAGAGGTTTctagttttgtattttcttcctcctgcttccGCGCtcgcccccgccccgccccccaCCGCgacccccccccaaaaaaaaatacaccccCCGCGACCCCTCCCCCAACACCCCCCTTcgaggttggttttttttgtttttttttttgttttggttttttttttaaataaaaaatggcgagaaaaggaaaaagtgttttcaatGTTGCTGTTGTGACAAATGGGTGGGGGAAGGGgtcccataaaaaaaaaaacccacccaaagtCAGGGGTCctacaaataaaaatccaaactcAGGGgtcccacaaaaaaacccctcaaaactCAGGGGTCCCACAAactcccccctccccaaaaacaagggtcccacaaaaaaaaaaacaacaaaccaacaacaaataACCCACCCTAACTCAGGGGTCCCacaaagaaaaacctcaaaactcAGGggtcccacaaaaaaaaaaccacccaaattCAGGTgtcccacaaaaaacccacccacccAAATTCAGGTgtcccacaaaaaaaccccaccaaactcAGGGGTCCcacaccccccccaccccaaattCAGGgatcccacaaaaaaaaaacaaaaccaacccaaattCAGGtgtcccacaaaaaaaaaaccccaaattcagGTGTCCCACAAAACGCCCCCTCCCAAATTGAGGGgtcacacaaaaaaccccacccaaactCAGGGgttccaaaaaaaacccccaacccaaACTCAGGGGTCCCACAAAAACTCCCCCAAACTCAGGGGTcccagaaacaaaaccaaactcgGGGGTcccacaaaagaaaaccaaacccacccaaacTTAGGGgtcccacaaaaaaaccaaactcaggGGTCCCACAAATACAACCCCCCACCCAAactccacaaaaaaacccccacgcAAACTCAGGGGTcctacaaaaaaccccaaactcaggGGTCccacaaaaaagagaaaaccccaCCCAAACTCAGGGGTCCCACAAAAAACTCCCCCACCCAAATTCAGGgttcccacaaaaaaaaaaaaaaacaacaaaaaaacaacccacccaaATTCAGGGGTcctacaaaaaaatcccccacccAAAACTCAGGGgtcccacagaaaaaaaaaaatccaaaacgCCAAACTCAGAGgtcccacaaaaaacccccacccaaaTTCAGGGGTAAAAATCCCCCACCCAAACTCAGGGGTcccacaaataaaaaaccaaactcaggGGTCCCACAAAAAAACCGACCCAAACTCAAGGGtcctacaaaaaaacccccaaactcaGGGGTCCCATACAAAATAACCCCACCCAAATTCAGGGgtcctacaaaaaaaaacccacccaaattTCAGGGAtcctacaaaaaaaaccccaccccaaactcAGGGGTCccacaaataaaaccccaaactcaggggtcccataaaaaaaaccccacccaaactCAAGGGTCccacaaaaatcccacaacCAAACTCAGGGATCccacaaaaaagagaaaaacccacccaaactCAGGGgtcccacaaaaaaacccctcaaactcAGGggtcccacaaaaaaaaccaacacccaAACTCAGGggtcccacaaaaaaaacccaaaaacccaaactcagGGGTcccacaaataaaaaaccaaactcaggggtcaaccccccaaaaaaccccaaactcaggGGTCCCacaaaacaccccccccccccaaaattCAGGGGtcctacaaaaaaaacccccacccaaacTCAGGggtcccacaaaaaaaaaaaaaaaaacctcagggGTCGCACAAAAACCCCCCACCCAAACTAAGGGgtcccccccaaaaaaaccccaaactcaggGGTcccacaaataaaaaaccaaactcaggGGTCccacaaaaaatccccccacCCAAATTGAGGggtcccacaaaaaaaacctcaaactcAGGGgtcccacaaaaaaaacaacacccaaacTCAGGGGtcccacaaataaaaaaacaaactcaggGGTCccacaaaaaatccccccacCCAAATTGAGGggtcccacaaaaaaaaaccctcaaactcAGGggtcccacaaaaaaaaacaacacccaaacTCAGGGGTCCCACAAATACAACCCCCCCACCCAAactccacaaaaaaacccccacccaaacTCAGGGGTcccacaaataaaaaaccaaactcaggGGTCCCACAAAAAGTCACCCAAACTCAAGGGTcccacaaataaaaaaccaaactcaggGGTCCCACAAAAAACTCCCCCACCCAAATTCAGGGgtcctacaaaaaaaaaaacccacccaaactCAGGGgtcccacaaaaaaacaaaaaacaaaacctcaggggtcccacaaaacccccccacCCAAACTCAGGGGTcccacaaataaaaaaccaaactcaggggtcccacaaaaaaacccccaaactcaGGGGTCCCATACAAAATAACCCCACCCAAATTTCAGGGatcctacaaaaaaaaacccaccccaaactcAGGGGTCccacaaataaaaccccaaactcagGGGTCCCACAAAACgccccctccccaaaaccaaGGCTGGGCCCACGATGTGTTTATCAAACGTGAGATTTTTATTCTCGAACGCAACACGCGGCTGGGGCGGGGTCCtacaactcttttttttttatttttaattttggggagggggtttggggtttggggggggggggacatCAACAGGCAACAGCGAGGAGGGCGggtgggggaggggaggaacGGACCGCCCCCCTCCTCTAAACCTTATTAAAAACGAGATTGGTCctaaaaatatagaaagaaataaatttaaattcacAAAAAACCTGTACAATTATCAAAAAAGTCACTAAAACGACACGGCTGGTTATAGAaaaggggatggggagggggggaCAAAAAGAGACCCTCCCCCACCTCAGCCCCTCCCCCCCCCGAGGGGGTGGGTGCCAGCCGGGGTGGGGGAGGGGAATTTTGGGGGTGTCAAACTTGGGGtgggaaaaagagggaaaaggagaaaggaggggGTCAACTTTGAACTGAACGAACACGAGAACGAGAGACTCCCGAAAAAACTTTCCCACGAcggaaaaaaaaccaaacaaaaaaattagaaaccaaaaaaaaaaaaaaagaagaaaaaaagaaaaaaaaaaaaccaacccgagaaaaaaacaacaacgacaacaaaaaaaaaacaaaacctgacgGATCCGAAAACGTGActtaaaatccacaaaaaaagtCCGTTTACAGCGCAGTCATttagataaaatataaatatttatgcgTAATATAAAGTCAGTTCAAATAGACTTCAAATCACCTCTTaagtttcaaagcaaaaaataaaataaaataaaaagttttttttttttttttctgaggtttatCTGATAGAAAAAGGCTACTTTGAGACGGGGTGGgggagggggttttttttgggggggggggggcacgGCCGGACCCCCCCGTGCCCAGGTAGGTGAGTTGTTTTCagtgctctgtggggctgggggaggggagAATGAGCCGGgacccccccccaaaaaaaaaaaaaataaaagccccTCCGGCCGTAAACCCCCAGAGCGAGTACCCGTAATATCCTGGCCGGGGGGAGGGGCCGAGAGGGGGGGTCCTGGCCCCTCCCCCACAACAGGGGGAGACCCCAGGGTGGGGGAGGGGTATCATTTAGGACCCCTCCCCACCCAGTGCAGCCCCCCCCCAGGGTGGGGTTTGGGTGGGGGGAGGGGGCAACACCCACCTGAGGCTTCAAGTCCATGGTGGGGGAGGGGCAAGGGGGGGGGGCTTGGacccctcccctcccccatccctggggccTGCAGTAGCATCCCTGAGGGGTGTCAGTGTGGGGGAGGGGAGCCAGGaccccctccccaaaacccccccccACCTCTAAGGGGGGGGGGTCCTCATGccagggaggagggggaggggCAGGGCTCTTCCTGAGAAGTGggggcagggaaaagggggCGCCGGGAcccccccagctcagccccttccccagttTGGTCCCCGGAGCTGGGTGGGGAGGGGTCCGAGGGCGGGGAtgggggaggtttggggggGGCTACACCGGGGGTCCCCCTCCCCGTAAAGTGTCTGTGTGGGCGGGGGGAGGGTCCCGgcgggggtgggggtggggtgggggggctAAGTCCACTTTACTGGCCGTTAATGCATGAGACGATGCACAGGAGTGCTCGGACA from Sylvia atricapilla isolate bSylAtr1 chromosome 29, bSylAtr1.pri, whole genome shotgun sequence harbors:
- the RBMS2 gene encoding RNA-binding motif, single-stranded-interacting protein 2 isoform X2 — encoded protein: MLLSVPPRSGLPAFAYNKGGKKPYVPPAQPLGPPSPSPAGGTPDQLSKTNLYIRGLHPGTTDQDLVKLCQPYGKIVSTKAILDKTTNKCKGYGFVDFDSPTAAQKAVTALKASGVQAQMAKQQEQDPTNLYISNLPLGVDEQELEALLKPFGQVVSTRILRDPHGASRGVGFARMESTEKCEAVITHFNGKFIKTPPGVPGGLGGLPEGILGGLGAAGSTDTPPSAPPDPLLCKFADGGQKKRQSQGKFVSNGRAWARDSDTGTVTLAYDPATALQNGFYPAPYGLTPGRMLPPAALAPYLPSPVSSYQVHGPTWMHQSYLVQPTGAVLAPAVDHAVPLQPSVVAPLAQQLGHLSLSSAGTYVPAATAVPGAFIPPYPPVPPALPLEDGGAAPSHGPIESPSEPGAFPYPYPK
- the RBMS2 gene encoding RNA-binding motif, single-stranded-interacting protein 2 isoform X1 — protein: MLLSVPPRSGLPAFAYNKGGKKQPYVPPAQPLGPPSPSPAGGTPDQLSKTNLYIRGLHPGTTDQDLVKLCQPYGKIVSTKAILDKTTNKCKGYGFVDFDSPTAAQKAVTALKASGVQAQMAKQQEQDPTNLYISNLPLGVDEQELEALLKPFGQVVSTRILRDPHGASRGVGFARMESTEKCEAVITHFNGKFIKTPPGVPGGLGGLPEGILGGLGAAGSTDTPPSAPPDPLLCKFADGGQKKRQSQGKFVSNGRAWARDSDTGTVTLAYDPATALQNGFYPAPYGLTPGRMLPPAALAPYLPSPVSSYQVHGPTWMHQSYLVQPTGAVLAPAVDHAVPLQPSVVAPLAQQLGHLSLSSAGTYVPAATAVPGAFIPPYPPVPPALPLEDGGAAPSHGPIESPSEPGAFPYPYPK
- the RBMS2 gene encoding RNA-binding motif, single-stranded-interacting protein 2 isoform X3, whose translation is MLLSVPPRSGLPAFAYNKGGKKQPYVPPAQPLGPPSPSPAGGTPDQLSKTNLYIRGLHPGTTDQDLVKLCQPYGKIVSTKAILDKTTNKCKGYGFVDFDSPTAAQKAVTALKASGVQAQMAKQQEQDPTNLYISNLPLGVDEQELEALLKPFGQVVSTRILRDPHGASRGVGFARMESTEKCEAVITHFNGKFIKTPPGVPAPPDPLLCKFADGGQKKRQSQGKFVSNGRAWARDSDTGTVTLAYDPATALQNGFYPAPYGLTPGRMLPPAALAPYLPSPVSSYQVHGPTWMHQSYLVQPTGAVLAPAVDHAVPLQPSVVAPLAQQLGHLSLSSAGTYVPAATAVPGAFIPPYPPVPPALPLEDGGAAPSHGPIESPSEPGAFPYPYPK